One Candidatus Sulfurimonas baltica DNA segment encodes these proteins:
- a CDS encoding trypsin-like peptidase domain-containing protein gives MKKLLLLGLVSLNLVYAQDSVEFKYAPTDTQRQHPTSQDYILSYNNILENVRTSVVNISTKRTLNNMQAESNPFMNDPYFREFFKNQRQIPQERVQSALGSGVIISKDGYIITNNHVVDGSDIIKVSIAGDKKEYEAQLIGKDEKSDLAIIKIEAKDLNAVTFYNSDKVKVGDIVFALGNPFGVGETITQGIVSATGRSGVGIVEYEDFIQTDASINPGNSGGALINSAGHLIGINSAIISKSGGTLA, from the coding sequence ATGAAAAAATTACTTTTATTGGGTTTAGTATCTCTAAACCTGGTTTATGCCCAAGATAGTGTAGAGTTTAAATATGCACCAACTGACACACAGAGACAACATCCTACAAGTCAAGACTATATACTCTCCTATAATAATATATTAGAAAATGTAAGAACAAGCGTCGTTAATATATCAACCAAAAGAACTCTCAACAATATGCAAGCAGAATCTAATCCGTTTATGAATGACCCCTACTTTAGAGAGTTCTTTAAAAACCAGAGACAAATACCACAAGAAAGAGTTCAAAGTGCACTTGGTTCTGGTGTTATAATCTCAAAAGATGGCTATATTATTACAAATAACCATGTTGTAGATGGCTCAGATATAATCAAAGTAAGCATTGCTGGAGATAAAAAAGAGTATGAAGCACAACTTATCGGCAAAGATGAAAAAAGTGATTTAGCAATAATAAAAATAGAAGCAAAAGATTTAAATGCTGTTACTTTTTACAACTCTGATAAAGTAAAAGTCGGTGATATTGTATTTGCTCTAGGAAATCCTTTTGGCGTTGGTGAAACAATTACTCAAGGGATAGTTTCAGCCACGGGGAGAAGCGGGGTAGGCATAGTAGAGTATGAAGATTTTATACAAACTGATGCTTCCATAAACCCTGGAAACTCTGGCGGGGCACTTATAAACTCAGCCGGACACCTTATCGGAATAAACTCAGCAATTATTTCAAAAAGTGGGGGAACGTTGGCATAG
- the fliW gene encoding flagellar assembly protein FliW encodes MKKYDVRGNILGFEDTINVEIHEIDELFATMQDIDNKDISFTIINPYMLREYSFDLPTDIKVILGINEKSNVSVYNIVVIQKPLENSTINFLAPIIVNNDNNKIGQALLNPKRHPDFGMSETIKSFKEK; translated from the coding sequence ATGAAAAAGTACGATGTAAGAGGAAATATTTTAGGTTTTGAAGATACTATAAATGTAGAAATACATGAAATAGATGAGCTTTTTGCAACAATGCAAGATATAGATAACAAAGATATATCTTTTACTATTATAAATCCATACATGTTAAGAGAGTATTCATTTGATTTGCCAACAGATATAAAAGTTATTTTAGGCATAAATGAAAAATCTAATGTTAGTGTTTACAATATAGTAGTAATTCAAAAACCACTCGAAAACTCTACAATAAATTTTTTAGCACCAATTATTGTAAATAATGACAATAATAAAATAGGTCAAGCTCTACTTAATCCAAAAAGACATCCAGACTTCGGTATGAGTGAAACTATAAAATCTTTTAAAGAAAAATAA
- the trxC gene encoding thioredoxin TrxC, whose protein sequence is MRVVCPHCKSVNNIPQKESYKKAICGNCKKSLLETKPLELTDANFDEVIVNSDIPVIVDFWAPWCGPCKMMGPNFEKSATKFPLKTLFTKVNTETEQNLGARFGIRSIPSLIIFKNGKEVHRASGALDENTLNNLVSQFI, encoded by the coding sequence ATGCGAGTAGTTTGTCCTCATTGCAAAAGTGTTAATAATATACCACAAAAGGAGTCTTATAAAAAAGCAATTTGTGGGAATTGCAAAAAGTCACTTCTAGAGACAAAACCTCTAGAGCTAACAGATGCCAACTTTGATGAAGTTATAGTTAATAGCGATATTCCTGTTATAGTTGATTTTTGGGCACCATGGTGTGGCCCTTGTAAAATGATGGGACCAAATTTTGAAAAAAGTGCAACAAAATTTCCACTTAAAACGCTTTTTACAAAGGTAAATACTGAAACTGAACAAAATTTAGGTGCCAGATTTGGTATTAGAAGTATTCCTTCGCTTATAATATTTAAAAATGGCAAAGAGGTTCATAGAGCTTCAGGTGCTTTAGATGAGAACACTTTAAATAATTTAGTTTCACAATTTATATGA
- a CDS encoding PDZ domain-containing protein, producing MVTSIATELINKGKYSRAYLGVAISDISAEMSSFYNDNFGALITSIEDNSPASKAGLKRGDLIISVNGKKIESASELKNNIGSHSPLRVVNVKFLRDKKIDIVNVTLDSLDKKSVSGELTYQGLKVVPLSSSYKQELGANINGVLVIEIEENSKSQTLNIKKGDIILQIENSEISTLDDFKRAIASQEKKRFFIYRRGSIFAVVL from the coding sequence ATGGTAACCTCCATAGCAACCGAACTTATAAATAAAGGCAAATATAGTCGTGCTTATCTAGGTGTTGCAATTTCAGATATCAGTGCTGAAATGAGTAGCTTTTACAATGATAATTTTGGAGCATTAATAACAAGTATAGAAGATAACAGTCCTGCTTCCAAAGCTGGCTTAAAAAGAGGTGATTTAATAATTTCTGTTAATGGCAAAAAAATTGAGAGTGCAAGCGAGCTTAAAAATAATATAGGCTCACACTCACCATTAAGAGTTGTTAATGTTAAATTTTTACGAGACAAAAAAATTGATATTGTAAATGTAACACTTGACTCATTAGATAAGAAATCTGTTTCCGGAGAATTAACATATCAAGGACTTAAGGTAGTTCCGCTAAGCTCATCATATAAACAAGAACTTGGAGCTAACATAAACGGTGTGTTAGTTATTGAAATTGAAGAAAATAGTAAATCACAAACTTTGAATATAAAAAAAGGTGATATTATATTACAGATAGAAAATAGTGAAATAAGCACATTGGATGATTTTAAAAGAGCAATAGCCTCTCAAGAGAAAAAAAGATTTTTTATCTACCGTAGAGGTTCTATATTTGCAGTTGTGTTGTAG